Proteins encoded by one window of Cuniculiplasma divulgatum:
- a CDS encoding 3-oxoacyl-ACP synthase: MKKVYIKKFAIYASENVMTAKSISEETGIPEDVVREKLGIVSKPVEEKLSLSDLSMKSIEKIVGPADSSLKRLKYIVSAGSDFKDKYIWTLAPSLTSKLGVKEALSFDISSQCVGSLVALDMMKSRISSESNFDALISIATKQSHIVNYKDRTGSFMYDFSDGSGAVLISEEKGEYEILQSAFLTDGSFSDVVYAPFGGSFILDKDIWSNKLTVSEEKAWKERMADATLRNFIRVITEATVKSGYDIKDIDYLAFLHTKRSFHREIMDALGIDRSKSIYLEDYGHMQGVDPFISLKLAEEKNLLRPGNLICLVSAGTGWTWGATVILKV, encoded by the coding sequence ATGAAAAAAGTGTACATTAAGAAATTTGCAATTTATGCTTCCGAAAATGTGATGACGGCTAAGTCAATCAGCGAAGAAACTGGCATACCTGAAGATGTTGTAAGGGAGAAACTGGGAATAGTTTCAAAGCCTGTTGAGGAAAAGCTTTCACTTTCAGATCTCAGCATGAAATCAATTGAGAAAATAGTTGGGCCGGCCGACAGTTCTCTTAAAAGATTAAAATATATTGTCTCAGCAGGATCAGATTTTAAGGATAAATACATATGGACACTTGCACCATCACTGACATCTAAACTTGGAGTAAAAGAAGCTCTATCTTTTGATATATCCTCTCAATGTGTCGGAAGTTTAGTTGCACTCGACATGATGAAATCGAGGATCTCATCTGAAAGCAACTTTGATGCGCTAATTAGCATCGCTACAAAGCAAAGTCATATTGTGAACTATAAGGACAGAACAGGTTCATTCATGTATGATTTTTCAGACGGTTCTGGAGCAGTACTCATTTCTGAGGAAAAAGGTGAATATGAAATATTACAGAGTGCATTCCTTACAGACGGATCGTTCTCTGATGTAGTATACGCACCCTTTGGTGGTTCATTCATTTTAGATAAGGATATCTGGTCCAATAAACTTACTGTAAGTGAGGAAAAGGCCTGGAAAGAAAGGATGGCTGATGCAACACTGAGGAATTTTATAAGGGTGATTACAGAGGCAACAGTAAAATCAGGTTATGACATTAAGGATATTGATTACCTGGCATTCCTTCACACAAAGAGATCATTTCACCGTGAAATTATGGATGCTCTTGGAATAGATAGGAGTAAAAGTATATACCTAGAAGATTATGGACATATGCAGGGGGTAGATCCATTTATTTCACTCAAATTGGCAGAAGAAAAGAATCTTTTAAGGCCTGGAAATCTTATATGCCTGGTTTCGGCCGGGACAGGATGGACATGGGGTGCAACTGTAATATTAAAGGTTTAA
- a CDS encoding class I adenylate-forming enzyme family protein → MDKVLRNWYNTGNTGFVKYEEKVLRYREIDEQSDHIFLVLSEMGIKEGDVILSIIKNPLDNVILFFAVVKCGAILFPINPVIEKSLYDHVISNAKPKLIISDFNNEGISFETLKNRSIKGNRLNPNQNYNPERTVLTLLTGGSTGTPKGAEISENAIMWNAFNTVLTWGINQSDRTLVCMPLYHTGGWNILLIPTLIAGGSVIFSENNFDPDEIINLIEKERITIFMGVPTMYEKIVASSEFYKKDLSKVRMISGGGKLRKETYEKLLEINIKVFQGYGLTEAGPNNFYISPENQKKFPDSVGTPCIFVEVKLAEDGELLIRGKHLFSRYMFGSDIDPFEMDGYFKTGDIFRTNELGYYFFVQRKKNVIKTGGENVYATEIEDIILTLPYVVECSVIGMPDNYWGEAVVAFVKTNEVKSEEQLRKDLKMKLSGYKVPKRVIFVNNLPRNAVGKVSREELVRLYEKSVH, encoded by the coding sequence CTGGATAAGGTTTTAAGAAATTGGTATAATACTGGTAATACTGGATTTGTAAAATATGAAGAGAAGGTACTCAGGTATAGAGAAATAGATGAACAGAGTGATCATATTTTTTTAGTTCTAAGTGAAATGGGCATAAAAGAAGGTGATGTGATTTTATCCATAATAAAGAACCCTCTTGATAACGTCATCCTATTTTTCGCAGTTGTTAAATGTGGTGCAATTTTATTCCCTATAAATCCAGTAATAGAGAAATCCCTTTACGATCATGTAATCAGCAATGCAAAGCCAAAACTAATTATAAGTGATTTTAACAATGAAGGAATTTCTTTTGAAACTTTGAAAAACAGGAGTATTAAAGGCAACCGTCTAAACCCTAACCAGAATTATAACCCTGAGAGAACAGTATTGACCCTTCTAACAGGAGGATCGACAGGAACTCCTAAGGGTGCTGAAATTTCCGAGAATGCAATTATGTGGAATGCATTTAACACAGTTCTCACATGGGGCATAAACCAAAGTGATAGAACACTTGTTTGTATGCCTTTATATCATACAGGGGGTTGGAATATCCTGTTGATACCAACTCTAATTGCCGGAGGAAGTGTAATATTTTCAGAAAATAATTTTGATCCTGACGAAATTATAAATCTCATAGAAAAGGAAAGAATAACTATATTTATGGGTGTACCAACCATGTATGAGAAAATAGTGGCAAGTAGCGAATTTTATAAGAAAGACCTTTCCAAGGTTAGAATGATATCTGGAGGTGGAAAACTCAGAAAAGAGACCTATGAAAAGCTTTTGGAAATAAATATTAAAGTGTTTCAGGGTTATGGATTAACTGAGGCTGGTCCTAATAATTTTTACATTTCTCCAGAGAACCAGAAAAAATTCCCGGACTCTGTTGGAACTCCATGTATATTTGTAGAAGTAAAACTTGCGGAAGATGGTGAGCTATTGATCAGAGGTAAACACCTCTTCTCCAGATACATGTTCGGAAGCGACATTGATCCCTTTGAAATGGATGGTTATTTTAAAACAGGAGATATTTTCAGAACCAATGAGCTTGGATACTATTTCTTTGTGCAAAGGAAGAAGAATGTGATTAAAACTGGAGGAGAAAATGTCTATGCAACCGAGATAGAAGATATCATTCTAACTTTACCCTATGTGGTTGAATGCTCTGTTATTGGAATGCCAGACAACTATTGGGGTGAAGCGGTAGTTGCCTTTGTGAAGACCAATGAGGTAAAATCAGAAGAACAGCTAAGAAAAGATCTAAAGATGAAATTATCAGGTTACAAAGTTCCTAAGAGGGTAATCTTTGTTAATAATTTACCAAGAAATGCTGTAGGTAAGGTGTCAAGAGAGGAACTGGTGAGATTATATGAAAAAAGTGTACATTAA
- a CDS encoding alpha/beta fold hydrolase, whose product MILRNGDIQIFYNVVGKGTPIVFIEGLGYSMWMWKFQKTLSMKYKLIFYDNRGVGKSSKPEEYYTLDDFQSDLFSLVQSLKLEKFFLIGVSMGGMIAEQFALEHQEMIKGLVLSSTNFGIRSKLPSMDVLKILSEPPNGKEMFERMRPAFSEKTVLNNRKLIDLIIEERSLDSPIVKQIQQSMAFIKFDVLDKIQNISCPTLVISGLDDKIVPIENSEIIHEKLPNSKFIKFRDSGHLVNMERHNDYNAEIDKFCTSVMSKSFSKVITPLVI is encoded by the coding sequence ATGATTCTAAGAAATGGGGACATTCAAATATTTTATAATGTAGTCGGTAAAGGAACCCCAATAGTTTTTATTGAGGGACTTGGTTATTCAATGTGGATGTGGAAATTCCAGAAGACCCTTTCCATGAAGTATAAACTCATCTTTTACGATAATAGGGGAGTTGGGAAATCATCTAAGCCTGAAGAATATTATACCTTGGATGATTTTCAGAGTGATCTATTTTCTCTTGTACAGTCATTAAAATTAGAAAAATTTTTTCTGATAGGTGTATCAATGGGTGGGATGATAGCCGAACAGTTTGCCCTGGAACATCAAGAAATGATAAAAGGACTAGTACTCTCTTCAACTAATTTTGGAATACGATCAAAGTTGCCTTCAATGGATGTGCTTAAGATTCTTTCAGAACCTCCCAATGGAAAGGAAATGTTTGAAAGAATGAGACCTGCTTTTTCAGAAAAAACCGTATTGAATAATAGAAAATTGATTGATCTTATTATAGAGGAAAGGAGCCTTGATTCTCCCATTGTGAAGCAGATACAGCAGTCAATGGCGTTCATAAAATTCGACGTTTTAGATAAAATTCAGAATATATCATGTCCAACTCTGGTAATTTCTGGACTGGATGATAAGATAGTTCCTATTGAAAACTCTGAAATAATTCATGAAAAACTCCCCAACAGTAAGTTTATAAAATTCAGAGATTCAGGACACCTGGTCAACATGGAAAGACACAATGATTACAATGCAGAAATAGATAAATTCTGCACAAGTGTAATGAGTAAGAGTTTTAGTAAGGTCATAACTCCATTGGTGATTTAA
- a CDS encoding MFS transporter — MSGNVNDSGERLANIQARLDRLPIRPYPRFWLVILGIGYFFAFYDILALSYAFVSPMVSQLKLTEILLSDSASATLFGYIVGTYVVSTISDYVGRRLGLVTNALLVAVGTLISALSFNAPELIAGRFIAGMGIGAEISIINTYMSEITPSHMRGKMTQWAYFSGALGFALAPFIALVIIPINADGWRYLFAIPAVIAVAIVFLRFSMPESPRWLVLKGKPDEAEKIINDMESFVKEKISTLPEIPAYEREIPGEHFPTREIFTKKYGPRLAIVASFWFLDYFLAYGILGFAPLIFVTSGFLFTTAVWYIGLGSTGYIVGAVSMTFIADKWERKYLIISALIPAIIAVFLFALALYDHSAVLLTIGAFLGSFATAFAVPAYTYTAEIYPTRARATGFALSDGIGHLGGAIVPFAFTAMVVLTTASIVKTGANFFILLGILEIIAAFVLLAGPRASRKPLETVSP, encoded by the coding sequence ATGTCAGGTAATGTTAATGACAGTGGGGAAAGACTTGCTAATATTCAGGCAAGGCTTGACCGTTTGCCCATAAGACCCTATCCAAGGTTCTGGCTTGTAATTCTGGGAATTGGCTATTTTTTTGCCTTCTACGATATACTTGCTTTGAGTTATGCGTTCGTATCTCCTATGGTCTCACAGTTGAAGCTGACTGAGATACTACTTAGTGATTCTGCTTCTGCAACTCTTTTTGGATATATAGTTGGTACTTACGTTGTGTCAACCATAAGTGATTATGTCGGAAGAAGGCTTGGGCTTGTAACCAATGCCTTACTGGTTGCCGTAGGAACATTAATATCAGCTCTGTCATTCAATGCCCCAGAATTAATAGCTGGGAGATTCATAGCTGGAATGGGAATCGGTGCTGAGATATCCATAATCAACACATATATGTCAGAAATAACCCCATCTCATATGAGAGGAAAAATGACTCAATGGGCGTATTTTTCAGGAGCCCTTGGGTTCGCTCTCGCTCCATTTATTGCACTGGTTATCATACCAATAAATGCCGACGGTTGGAGGTACCTTTTTGCTATACCAGCAGTTATTGCGGTGGCAATAGTCTTCCTGAGATTTAGTATGCCGGAGTCTCCTAGATGGCTTGTACTTAAAGGTAAACCAGATGAGGCCGAGAAAATAATCAATGATATGGAGTCTTTTGTTAAGGAGAAGATTAGCACGCTTCCTGAAATTCCCGCTTATGAAAGAGAGATTCCTGGTGAACACTTTCCTACGAGAGAAATATTTACAAAAAAGTATGGTCCTAGATTAGCCATAGTGGCATCATTCTGGTTTCTAGACTATTTCCTGGCTTACGGTATACTGGGATTTGCACCATTGATATTTGTCACATCAGGATTTCTGTTCACGACTGCAGTATGGTATATTGGTCTTGGATCCACCGGTTATATAGTAGGTGCAGTCTCCATGACTTTTATCGCTGATAAGTGGGAAAGAAAATATCTGATTATCTCTGCACTCATACCAGCTATTATAGCAGTATTTCTATTTGCACTGGCTCTATATGATCATTCTGCAGTTTTATTAACCATAGGTGCCTTTTTAGGGTCTTTCGCAACAGCCTTCGCAGTGCCAGCTTATACATACACTGCAGAAATATATCCAACCAGGGCAAGGGCAACTGGGTTTGCTCTCTCAGATGGTATTGGTCACCTGGGGGGAGCCATAGTACCTTTTGCATTTACAGCGATGGTTGTTCTCACCACTGCTAGCATAGTAAAAACCGGTGCAAACTTCTTTATCTTACTTGGAATACTTGAAATAATAGCAGCTTTTGTATTGCTAGCCGGTCCAAGAGCGTCAAGAAAACCACTCGAAACGGTGTCCCCATGA
- a CDS encoding methionine-R-sulfoxide reductase: MEMRKLTKEEERVIIHKGTEYPFTGKYDDFFQKGTYVCKRCGQPLYSSEAKFDAGCGWPAFDKEFPGAVKRVPDPDGMRTEIECAKCGAHLGHVFTGERFTKENTRHCVNSISIEFIKEGEGNE; the protein is encoded by the coding sequence ATGGAAATGAGAAAACTCACAAAGGAAGAGGAGAGAGTAATAATTCACAAGGGAACTGAGTATCCATTCACTGGTAAATATGATGATTTCTTTCAAAAGGGCACATATGTATGTAAAAGATGCGGACAACCTCTGTACTCATCAGAAGCTAAATTTGATGCTGGCTGCGGCTGGCCAGCTTTTGATAAAGAGTTTCCAGGAGCTGTGAAAAGAGTGCCTGATCCAGATGGCATGAGGACAGAAATAGAGTGTGCAAAGTGTGGAGCACATTTAGGTCATGTGTTCACAGGAGAGAGATTTACAAAAGAAAACACAAGACATTGCGTGAATTCGATTTCCATAGAATTTATTAAGGAAGGTGAAGGTAATGAGTGA
- the msrA gene encoding peptide-methionine (S)-S-oxide reductase MsrA: MSEEVAILGAGCFWCTEAAFQQIKGVKEVVPGYAGGHVEKPTYQQVCRGNTGHAEVGKITFDPEEVSYAEILEIFFSIHDPTSLNRQGADAGEQYRSVIFYMSPEQEKTAREMIKKMEEEHVYGKPIVTSVEAFTNFFEAEDYHKNYYKNNSREPYCQLVISPKLKKLQKNHPESLKL, from the coding sequence ATGAGTGAAGAGGTAGCAATACTTGGAGCAGGATGCTTCTGGTGTACTGAGGCAGCGTTTCAGCAAATAAAGGGAGTGAAAGAGGTTGTACCAGGATATGCAGGTGGACACGTTGAAAAACCAACGTACCAGCAGGTGTGCAGGGGAAACACCGGGCATGCCGAAGTAGGTAAGATCACTTTTGATCCGGAAGAAGTCTCATATGCAGAAATACTTGAGATATTTTTCTCAATCCATGATCCAACTTCTCTGAATAGACAGGGGGCAGATGCTGGGGAGCAATACAGATCGGTCATATTCTATATGTCACCGGAACAGGAAAAAACTGCCAGGGAAATGATTAAGAAAATGGAAGAAGAACATGTTTACGGAAAACCCATAGTAACTTCTGTAGAGGCATTTACTAATTTCTTTGAAGCGGAGGATTACCATAAAAATTATTATAAGAATAATTCAAGAGAACCGTACTGTCAGCTTGTGATTTCTCCAAAACTGAAAAAGCTTCAGAAGAACCATCCAGAAAGTCTCAAGCTCTGA
- a CDS encoding ArsR family transcriptional regulator, translating to MAGRIKVINDPGELVSIFHASDSDVKRKLLIDLSTSWITMPTIAEKYGQEGKRALLYLDKIKMLESQWITTGNGPEKAYHTFYNNVQINLMGTMTELADIIFATNLSEEKLEEYENQLIEMMNDTEGVFLGEASEKLGISQTFLRGIVKRSSILQIKGFKIEKVIPD from the coding sequence ATGGCAGGTAGAATAAAAGTTATAAATGACCCCGGTGAGCTTGTTTCCATATTTCATGCCTCAGATTCAGATGTTAAGAGAAAGTTACTTATTGATCTCTCGACGAGCTGGATAACGATGCCTACCATAGCTGAAAAATATGGGCAGGAAGGAAAGAGAGCGTTACTTTATCTCGACAAAATAAAAATGCTTGAAAGCCAGTGGATAACAACAGGAAATGGACCGGAGAAAGCATATCATACATTTTACAATAATGTTCAAATTAACCTTATGGGAACGATGACTGAGCTTGCAGATATAATATTTGCCACAAATCTCAGTGAGGAAAAACTGGAAGAATATGAAAATCAGTTGATTGAAATGATGAATGATACGGAAGGTGTTTTTCTTGGAGAAGCCTCAGAAAAATTGGGAATTTCTCAAACCTTTCTTCGTGGAATAGTGAAGAGATCCAGTATACTGCAAATTAAAGGATTTAAGATTGAAAAAGTGATTCCAGACTGA
- a CDS encoding HD domain-containing protein — MAEIVIYRYGHRPARDKRITTHVALTARAMGAGSIIIDTGDRGIEENIVAVNRNFGGHFKVQTGVSIERFFNSLGNNDLLVHLTMYGKPIMEKIEEIKEASREKDRIVVFVGAEKVPGIAYAKSNFNISVTSQPISEVSALAIFLDRFLDGNELKNEMKGRLDINPNERGKTIEYFPDGRDCMEILLNRGANDRLIEHCVAVNEVAMIISEKMDCDRRVVNAASLLHDVGRTVTNDIKHALEGYRICEEEHISKKISEVVLKHTGAGITRDEAMELGLPDLDFMPETIEEKIVACADNLVIGNRRIDINDQVQRYKNKGLDKAATRIKELYENVSSKAKMDINEIEI, encoded by the coding sequence ATGGCAGAAATTGTCATATATAGATACGGTCACAGACCCGCCAGGGACAAAAGGATAACGACCCATGTTGCCCTAACAGCCAGGGCAATGGGTGCAGGTTCAATAATTATAGATACAGGGGATAGGGGTATAGAAGAAAACATAGTTGCCGTGAACAGGAATTTTGGTGGACATTTTAAGGTTCAGACGGGAGTGAGTATTGAAAGATTCTTTAATTCTCTAGGTAATAATGATTTGCTGGTGCATCTCACAATGTACGGTAAACCTATAATGGAAAAGATTGAAGAAATAAAGGAAGCAAGCAGGGAAAAAGATAGAATTGTTGTGTTTGTAGGAGCTGAGAAAGTTCCTGGAATAGCCTATGCAAAAAGTAATTTCAACATTTCAGTTACGAGCCAACCAATAAGCGAGGTTTCAGCATTAGCAATATTTCTTGACAGATTCCTTGATGGAAACGAATTAAAAAACGAAATGAAGGGCAGGCTTGATATAAATCCCAACGAACGCGGAAAAACCATAGAGTACTTTCCAGATGGAAGAGACTGCATGGAAATACTGCTTAACAGGGGTGCTAATGATAGATTGATAGAACACTGTGTTGCGGTGAATGAGGTTGCAATGATCATAAGTGAAAAAATGGATTGCGATAGGAGAGTCGTGAATGCGGCCTCATTACTGCACGACGTTGGTAGAACCGTAACAAATGATATAAAACATGCACTAGAAGGATATAGAATATGCGAAGAAGAGCATATTTCAAAAAAAATTTCCGAAGTAGTTCTAAAGCACACCGGGGCCGGGATAACAAGGGATGAAGCAATGGAACTTGGATTACCAGATCTAGATTTCATGCCGGAAACTATTGAGGAAAAAATTGTTGCATGCGCTGATAATCTGGTCATAGGAAACAGGAGAATAGACATCAATGATCAGGTTCAAAGATATAAGAACAAAGGTCTTGATAAGGCTGCAACCAGAATTAAAGAACTCTACGAAAATGTGAGTTCTAAAGCAAAAATGGACATAAATGAGATTGAAATCTAA
- a CDS encoding TrmB family transcriptional regulator, translating to MKNSKPSHETVIEILQDMGMTELEANVYSFIFKNGGATSRDILRALDLRQPQLYDITSGLERKGFVNVIVGRPQRYEAINPEIIYENREENLKQMRGTFLDWVKKNAPAGYKGEPEIFISRNINGFLSNTLDIIKKANQYIFIHTTLSYLVNFLDYLEEKSRRGVRVFLLLFDDGYEEGFFDEIMKKNIFSNVRYKRIGKFFAVISDESYSAFMPRNILLGARSEQYGYIFKDDDMTWFLIHNFFSGWFSSSVIDERMPEIPAEYDNQRIAITDIISLKNKGVNKIEVTIDGEYRKNGVPVILKGLVSNININEDVVNFTMKGNDGKEISIGGFDSKIEDVIAHRITIENIK from the coding sequence ATGAAGAACTCAAAGCCCTCTCATGAAACAGTGATTGAAATTTTGCAAGACATGGGAATGACTGAACTTGAAGCGAATGTATATTCATTTATCTTTAAGAATGGAGGGGCCACATCCAGAGATATATTACGGGCATTAGATCTTAGACAGCCTCAGCTTTATGATATTACTTCAGGACTGGAAAGAAAGGGTTTCGTAAATGTAATAGTGGGAAGACCACAGAGGTATGAGGCAATTAATCCGGAAATAATATATGAGAACCGTGAAGAAAATTTGAAACAGATGAGGGGCACATTCCTTGACTGGGTAAAGAAAAATGCACCAGCAGGTTATAAGGGTGAGCCTGAAATTTTTATTTCAAGGAACATTAACGGATTTCTTTCCAATACACTGGATATTATAAAGAAAGCTAATCAATATATCTTCATTCACACAACGCTGTCTTACCTTGTAAATTTTCTTGATTATCTGGAGGAAAAATCGAGGCGGGGAGTCAGGGTATTTCTTCTACTATTTGATGATGGTTATGAAGAGGGCTTTTTTGATGAAATAATGAAGAAAAATATATTTTCTAATGTAAGGTATAAGCGAATCGGTAAATTCTTTGCAGTTATTTCAGATGAAAGTTATTCTGCGTTTATGCCAAGGAATATCCTTCTTGGAGCAAGGAGTGAACAGTATGGTTACATCTTTAAGGATGATGATATGACCTGGTTTCTCATCCATAACTTCTTTTCTGGCTGGTTTAGTTCATCGGTAATAGATGAACGCATGCCGGAGATACCTGCTGAATATGATAACCAGAGAATAGCAATTACAGACATTATATCTCTGAAAAACAAGGGTGTAAACAAAATAGAAGTAACTATCGACGGAGAATACAGAAAAAATGGAGTGCCTGTAATACTCAAAGGCCTGGTTTCTAATATAAATATAAATGAAGATGTTGTTAATTTCACTATGAAGGGAAATGATGGCAAGGAGATTTCAATTGGTGGATTTGATTCAAAGATTGAGGATGTTATTGCCCACAGGATCACCATTGAGAATATTAAATAA
- a CDS encoding glucosidase family protein: MTYILPRTKKQDGKPFVLSGRSSYYIGYNDMKPAGLGYHIENEMNGLWFPPIRIFKWIALERNGRSMIPEYVTTDYTSVSFGFRELSLKLSTTGDNYFLIELTKEIEITEPVRIILEIGVIPVWYSQLNTDFSISKLSGSIIISEKNYRQSITVSSDGNGVLTYNNNRIVIETKDSTTVNIKIEGNESTNISPANIKKEAENYRHQFVESLRSKTTISGNTSISDAFDLAVINLRWLFLNMNNTGRGVVAGYPEFPWLFGIDTYYSSGGLLIAGMNDEYENTLKVLEKYARKEGGRIPHEIVSNGRVFNMGNRVETVVYPTMVWNLYEYSVNIEHLKEREDLILSSISPAILHDVRGNGIMEDPKAGNGIDIDTVCNYIESMNSILKINSVVHSDKIEVKEIEEEIREKTRFIRKDMWMPEINGFADRYKDGLPQFNGFWTSVLPFSFNLASKENYANFATENSKAFSRLMSSNGLKVDQNGNVMPNGNSMLIKASLNYGDVNNALKVLHMNIDAIGRYSNYCFPEIINNPSGCFIQAWSAALFIENIIYDFLGIYPNGKELEINRRFSIPEEFEGLRINGMKHRNRLYNFEVCDRAVSYSRNII, from the coding sequence ATGACATATATATTACCTCGGACTAAAAAACAGGATGGTAAACCATTCGTCCTGAGTGGAAGAAGTTCTTACTATATTGGTTACAATGATATGAAGCCTGCAGGTCTAGGGTATCACATTGAAAACGAGATGAATGGGCTATGGTTTCCTCCCATAAGGATCTTCAAGTGGATAGCACTTGAAAGAAATGGAAGAAGTATGATCCCAGAATATGTAACAACAGATTATACATCTGTTAGTTTCGGCTTCAGAGAATTAAGCTTAAAATTAAGTACCACAGGAGACAATTATTTTTTAATAGAACTGACAAAGGAAATAGAAATCACTGAACCCGTTAGGATAATACTGGAAATAGGTGTTATACCAGTATGGTACAGTCAGTTAAATACAGATTTCAGCATATCCAAACTTTCAGGCTCTATTATTATAAGTGAAAAGAACTATAGGCAAAGCATAACAGTTAGTTCTGATGGGAATGGCGTGTTAACCTATAATAATAACCGAATTGTGATAGAGACTAAAGATTCCACAACAGTAAATATCAAAATAGAAGGAAATGAATCAACCAATATTTCACCAGCTAACATAAAAAAGGAGGCAGAGAACTATCGCCACCAGTTTGTGGAGTCACTAAGAAGTAAAACCACCATCTCAGGAAACACATCCATATCCGATGCTTTTGATCTTGCTGTCATAAACCTTAGGTGGTTGTTCTTAAATATGAATAACACTGGTAGAGGAGTTGTAGCTGGATACCCTGAGTTTCCATGGTTATTCGGTATTGACACATATTACAGTTCAGGAGGATTACTGATAGCTGGTATGAATGATGAGTACGAAAATACTCTCAAGGTTCTTGAAAAATACGCCAGAAAAGAAGGTGGAAGAATACCACATGAAATAGTTTCAAATGGACGAGTTTTCAATATGGGAAATCGTGTGGAAACTGTTGTGTATCCAACCATGGTTTGGAACCTCTATGAATATAGTGTAAATATTGAACACTTAAAAGAAAGAGAAGATCTGATTCTTAGCTCCATAAGTCCGGCAATACTACATGATGTTAGGGGCAATGGAATAATGGAAGATCCAAAAGCGGGTAATGGAATTGATATTGACACAGTGTGCAATTATATAGAGTCAATGAACTCCATACTCAAAATAAACTCAGTTGTTCACAGTGATAAGATCGAGGTAAAAGAAATAGAAGAGGAGATCCGTGAAAAGACCAGGTTTATCAGGAAAGATATGTGGATGCCAGAGATAAATGGATTTGCAGATAGGTATAAAGACGGCTTACCACAGTTCAATGGTTTCTGGACATCTGTGCTTCCGTTTTCTTTTAATCTAGCCAGTAAGGAGAATTATGCCAATTTCGCAACTGAAAATAGTAAAGCATTTTCAAGATTAATGTCCTCAAATGGACTGAAGGTGGATCAAAATGGAAACGTTATGCCCAATGGGAATTCCATGCTTATAAAGGCAAGTCTAAATTATGGAGACGTGAATAATGCACTCAAGGTACTTCACATGAATATAGATGCCATTGGTCGATACAGTAACTATTGCTTTCCTGAAATTATAAACAATCCATCTGGTTGTTTCATTCAGGCATGGTCAGCTGCTCTCTTCATTGAAAATATTATTTATGACTTTCTTGGTATCTACCCCAATGGAAAAGAACTTGAAATAAACAGACGCTTTTCCATTCCAGAAGAGTTTGAAGGACTAAGAATTAATGGGATGAAGCATAGAAATAGGCTATACAATTTTGAGGTATGCGATCGAGCCGTATCTTACTCAAGGAATATTATTTAA